The following proteins are encoded in a genomic region of Plasmodium coatneyi strain Hackeri chromosome 2, complete sequence:
- a CDS encoding LCCL domain encodes MAKRTCLALFCCFVLKGISVLGRDPTSALERITEFRQQHRRTLDGRLCAAAFLHDDQTYTDCTSATSPDGTSGREWCYVEVQLLGKGSRDWDYCANAVNYDKLRLHAKKVFEDKSIEADRLKERLHVLNSRVHSMLQKYDSVCGSKHQLVSSRIGKINQWVQTSVESLKKIEENASDLDATRNIMDKVQVEMKRENNGFIDAEQNCEHFDGYEKEPYSDGLKVSYFNNPFLEGIPVESKMEKKINLAYSNRGPSEMVSPYRYSLRYEGYLMSPHSGMYTFTVETNCYARLLLNEKVVLAHGFVQSGRNRSGAGTEEIQTFGRGDHSSLDLHGGISPLVEMTDEPSNVVKVSKPIELVGGEKSRFVLEVSHSSHLQYENGNSMHGYGGPVKESTPNVETPNVDIPNVDTPLVEAASFSLFWQSSRIDKQPIQSSYLFQDNVVPPVRFSGLDADKFDVGVVDKEEQVFTDDTNWVISMVPNKYLGLHLLKTNSIPQFSHFSVSMNTGCNLYIASPMGDIFPLSPSKEGTTWKAFDTDDQIELVHSVTKEKKIYKLKFIPLRNPMVLEIDVLVGVPFWIISENRKILPTICSGDEEVLSNPQNEVFMECTASSSLSAEFNCLAAFSTYHTDKKNHTWKTSNGSIGQFVKVYFKKPVQISKFKFKPRDDMLSWPSELALHFDDDEEVVLPILHTHSMEQNTTRLEHPVITTSVKIEVRDMFERASNNTGGSFELIGSTCNVMEDDYMTHHAVVDITQCDSTLNNLPDVMPLMKGNKILAICHEHCLENSDKEITYGSELYSTDSAICKTAIHAGVCKKDDKSSCRFLIVVNGGQANFVGSLQNNVMSLSRSSNTNFSFSLSTAAFTTKGGSHGSYTATTPSSYSVVFKSNDHSDLPNKFLLDSGREYTNYGSISYGWKNAVSSSVGTASTATGGSVLFKGDYPFTGNSPFNGLYSGGIEFPPASASQNCISGLDCEANFWKFQMHENGTYSVQVLVGNKTSPEKQKAFVEVNGIPIIKGVDLARDEVFVATESFQVTNRSLVFTSTCLGGESVCSRARVSILAVQIVKA; translated from the exons atGGCAAAGAGGACATGTTTGGCTCTGTTTTGTTGCTTCGTGCTGAAGGGTATTTCGGTCCTTGGCAGGGATCCGACCAGTGCACTGGAGAGGATAACAGAGTTTAGGCAGCAGCACAGGAGGACCCTGGACGGCAGGCTATGTGCTGCCGCCTTCCTGCACGACGACCAGACATACACGGACTGCACCAGCGCAACTTCTCCGGACGGGACCAGCG GAAGAGAATGGTGCTACGTGGAAGTGCAGCTGCTGGGGAAGGGGTCCCGTGACTGGGACTACTGTGCCAACGCAGTGAACTACGACAAGCTGAGGCTTCATGCGAAGAAGGTGTTCGAAGACAAGTCGATAGAGGCAGATAGATTGAAGGAACGACTTCACGTTCTGAACAGCAGAGTTCACAGTATGTTGCAAAAGTATGACTCTGTCTGTGGAAGCAAGCACCAACTGGTCTCCTCCagaataggaaaaattaacCAGTGGGTTCAGACCAGCGTAGaatctttaaaaaaaattgaggaaaaCGCTAGCGACTTAGATGCAACCAGAAACATAATGGATAAAGTACAAGTGGAGATGAAGAGAGAAAATAACGGGTTCATAGATGCAGAACAGAACTGCGAGCATTTCGATGGGTATGAAAAGGAGCCCTACAGTGATGGGCTCAAGGTGTCCTACTTTAATAACCCCTTCTTAGAAGGAATCCCTGTGGAGagtaaaatggaaaagaaaataaactTAGCCTACAGCAATAGAGGTCCTTCGGAGATGGTTTCTCCGTATAGGTATTCCCTCCGATATGAGGGTTACCTAATGAGTCCACACAGCGGCATGTATACCTTTACAGTAGAAACGAACTGCTACGCTAGGCTACTATTAAACGAGAAGGTAGTCCTTGCACACGGTTTTGTGCAATCAGGTAGGAACAGAAGCGGAGCAGGAACGGAGGAGATACAGACATTTGGTCGAGGGGACCATTCCTCATTGGACCTCCACGGGGGAATCTCCCCCCTGGTAGAAATGACTGACGAACCGAGTAACGTAGTGAAGGTGTCCAAGCCGATCGAGCTGGTCGGAGGGGAGAAAAGTAGATTCGTCTTGGAAGTATCTCACTCGTCTCACTTGCAGTATGAGAACGGAAATTCTATGCATGGGTATGGTGGCCCCGTTAAGGAATCCACTCCAAATGTAGAAACCCCAAATGTGGACATACCCAATGTGGACACCCCACTTGTAGAAGCAGCCTCGTTCTCCCTATTTTGGCAGTCCAGCAGGATCGACAAACAGCCCATTCAGAGCAGCTACCTTTTTCAGGATAATGTGGTCCCCCCTGTTAGGTTCTCCGGATTGGATGCAGATAAGTTCGACGTTGGGGTGGTGGACAAGGAGGAGCAGGTCTTCACAGACGACACCAACTGGGTGATCAGCATGGTACCGAACAAGTACCTCGGTTTACATCTACTGAAAACGAATTCTATACCCCAATTTTCACACTTCTCCGTTTCTATGAACACGGGTTGTAACCTCTACATCGCTTCACCCATGGGtgatattttccccctcagtCCGTCCAAAGAGGGAACGACGTGGAAAGCATTCGACACGGACGATCAAATAGAACTGGTGCACAGTGtaacaaaggaaaagaagatcTACAAGCTCAAGTTCATTCCCCTGAGGAATCCAATGGTTCTAGAAATTGACGTCCTAGTGGGAGTTCCCTTTTGGATTATTTCAGAAAACAGGAAAATTCTACCAACGATTTGTAGTGGCGATGAGGAAGTATTGTCGAACCCACAGAATGAGGTCTTCATGGAGTGCACAGCATCGAGTAGCCTATCTGCTGAATTTAATTGCCTAGCTGCGTTCAGTACGTACCATACCGATAAGAAGAACCACACATGGAAAACCTCCAACGGGTCTATAGGTCAGTTTGTTAAGGTCTACTTTAAGAAGCCAGTACAGATTAGTAAGTTTAAGTTTAAGCCAAGGGATGACATGCTATCCTGGCCATCCGAATTGGCTCTCCACTTCgacgacgatgaggaggtGGTTCTACCAATCCTGCACACACATAGTATGGAGCAGAATACGACTCGGTTAGAACATCCAGTAATTACCACATCTGTTAAGATAGAAGTGAGAGACATGTTTGAGAGAGCAAGTAACAATACAGGGGGTTCTTTCGAGCTAATTGGAAGCACATGTAACGTTATGGAAGACGACTACATGACTCACCATGCGGTGGTGGACATAACTCAGTGTGACAGCACGTTGAATAATCTGCCAGATGTAATGCCATTAATGAAGGGGAATAAAATACTAGCCATTTGTCATGAACACTGCTTGGAAAACTCCGACAAGGAAATCACTTATGGGTCCGAATTATATTCTACCGACTCAGCGATATGCAAAACGGCAATCCACGCAGGGGTGTGCAAGAAGGATGATAAAAGCAGTTGCCGCTTTTTAATCGTAGTGAATGGAGGACAAGCAAACTTCGTGGGATCTTTGCAGAACAATGTTATGTCCCTCAGTCGCAGCTCCAACAcgaacttttctttttccctctccaCTGCTGCGTTTACCACCAAGGGGGGTTCACATGGGTCCTACACGGCAACCACTCCAAGTAGCTATTCCGTTGTGTTTAAGTCGAATGATCATTCTGACCTACCGAACAAATTCCTCCTCGACTCAGGGAGAGAGTACACTAACTATGGAAGCATCAGCTACGGATGGAAGAATGcagtttcttcttctgttgggACTGCTTCTACGGCGACAGGAGGATCGGTCCTTTTCAAGGGGGACTACCCCTTTACGGGCAACTCCCCCTTCAATGGGCTCTACTCCGGTGGGATCGAATTTCCCCCCGCctcagctagccaaaattgTATTTCCGGACTGGATTGTGAAGCCAACTTTTGGAAGTTTCAGATGCACGAAAATGGCACCTACTCTGTGCAGGTGCTAGTGGGGAATAAAACGTCCCCTGAGAAGCAGAAGGCCTTTGTTGAAGTGAATGGTATTCCCATCATAAAAGGGGTGGACCTTGCACGGGATGAGGTCTTTGTTGCCACGGAAAGTTTTCAGGTGACGAATAGGTCCCTCGTCTTCACATCTACTTGCCTCGGTGGGGAGAGTGTCTGCTCGAGGGCGCGGGTCAGCATCCTGGCCGTCCAAATTGTGAAGGCATAA
- a CDS encoding Elongation of fatty acids protein: MTTSMVLKTNDYGYFRILGNVRNYPTKPVFRIEDVSPFCAWISFQWERNFKPFGFIQLVHSRYMACPLIVLLYLLMCKYGPSRMKNRKEFNLRRVVILWNVLLSLFNLIVVVKLTPVLLYIISKYTFTGLLIIPPIYTYAFGTPGLWVCLFILSKFVELADTLFLILRKKKVTLLHWFHHSTVLLYTWDTYYAEVPAGFVFSLINAFVHTIMYSYYAMTTVCRKPLPWNILVTLLQIVQMILGILLTVYCLYITYTYRFNTYWDLRSVRKIQHKFTFDYGHYVSRTNVAYAVLMYLSYLLLFGKYFYDRYVCAPPKQIHKEKPA; encoded by the exons ATGACAACCAGCATGGTGCTCAAAACGAACGACTATGGTTACTTTCGCATCCTGGGGAACGTGCGGAACTACCCCACGAAGCCCGTCTTCAGGATCGAGGATGTTTCTCCCTTCTGTGCGTGGATCAGCTTCCAGTG GGAGCGCAACTTCAAGCCGTTCGGATTCATCCAGCTGGTGCATAGCAGATATATGGCGTGCCCCCTCATCGTGTTGCTCTACCTCCTCATGTGCAAGTACGGCCCCTCCAGAatgaaaaacagaaaagaatTCAACCTCCGCAGAGTGGTCATCCTTTGGAACGTCCTCTTGTCCCTTTTCAACCTCATCGTTGTAGTGAAGCTAACCCCCGTCCTCCTCTACATTATTTCCAAATACACCTTCACGGGGTTGCTCATCATCCCACCAATATATACCTACGCCTTTGGCACCCCCGGGTTATGGGTTTGTCTCTTTATCCTATCCAAGTTTGTAGAACTAGCAGACACCCTCTTTCtaattttgcgaaaaaagaaagttacCTTGTTGCACTGGTTTCATCATTCAACCGTCTTGCTCTACACGTGGGATACCTACTACGCTGAAGTGCCTGCgggatttgttttttccctcattaACGCATTTGTGCACACCATTATGTATAGCTATTATGCCATGACTACTGTGTGTAGGAAGCCTTTACCTTGGAACATCCTCGTTACTTTGCTTCAGATTGTGCAGATGATCTTGGGCATCCTTCTAACAGTCTACTGTCTCTACATAACCTACACATATAGGTTCAACACCTACTGGGATCTCCGTTCTGTtagaaaaatacaacacAAATTCACCTTCGACTATGGGCACTACGTGTCCAGAACGAATGTGGCTTACGCCGTGCTTATGTACTTATCATACTTACTACTGTTTGGGAAGTACTTCTACGACCGGTATGTATGTGCACCGCCTAAGCAGATCCACAAGGAGAAGCCAGCCTGA
- a CDS encoding Tubulin-specific chaperone a, whose product MENTAAHFRLLKINHGAVRRLFKELTYYEKEEGELRTKVNSLQEQNKSAAEVTRAQEMLKETERVVPHIRSSLQSSLKKVCDIIYEHFSNVLQINDKTIQFSATHSEDTLKEVLSTHYEEICKEVDGLNETLAKVLLHMKQDALPIYTPAPTVAVPLTCVDI is encoded by the exons ATGGAAAACACCGCCGCGCATTTCCGGCTGCTGAAAATAAACCACGGAGCCGTCCGCAGGCTCTTCAAGGAACTCACCTACTACGAGAAGGAGGAGGGCGAGCTGCGTACCAAGGTGAACTCCCTCCAG GAGCAGAACAAGTCCGCTGCTGAAGTCACACGCGCACAGGAAATGCTGAAAGAAACGGAACGAGTTGTACCACACATAAGGTCATCCCTTCAGAGCAGTctaaaaaaagtatgtgaTATTATCTACGAACATTTTTCGAATGTACTACAAATAAATGACAAGACAATTCAGTTTTCTGCCACCCATTCGGAGGACACATTGAAGGAGGTGCTTTCGACTCACTATGAGGAAATCTGCAAAGAAGTGGATGGACTGAACGAGACACTGGCGAAGGTCCTATTGCACATGAAGCAGGACGCCCTCCCGATATACACACCAGCCCCCACCGTGGCTGTGCCTCTCACATGCGTGGACATATGA
- a CDS encoding N-acetyltransferase, translating into MASYHYLSYVDLYKINNINLDPFTEVFNDKFYLRYIYKWPHMNIVTKEMDDHISGYIIGKEEGLGSNYHGHVTALSIEEDSRRTGKGIDLMNEFERISKYIHVANFVDLFVRITNEPAINMYRKLGYVVNEEIVNYYCGNESALDMRKYLDVRPGACVK; encoded by the exons atggctagctacCACTACCTGAGCTATGTAGATCTCTACAAAATCAACAACATTAACTTGGACCCCTTCACGGAGGTCTTCAACGACAAGTTCTACCTGAGGTATATTTACAAGTGGCCCCACATGAATATAGTGACAAAGGAGATGGACGACCATATAAGTGGCTACATCATCG GCAAGGAAGAAGGACTAGGATCCAACTACCACGGACACGTGACCGCCTTATCCATCGAGGAGGACAGTCGAAGAACGGGCAAGGGGATAGACCTAATGAATGAATTTGAAAGGATATCCAAATATATCCACGTGGCAAACTTTGTGGACCTCTTTGTTCGCATCACAAACGAGCCAGCCATTAACATGTATAGGAAGCTCGGTTACGTCGTCAACGAAGAGATTGTAAACTACTACTGTGGCAATGAGAGTGCCCTGGACATGCGTAAGTACCTGGACGTGCGGCCGGGCGCCTGCGTGAAGTGA
- a CDS encoding Phenylalanyl-tRNA synthetase beta chain — protein sequence MQAKAQEEQKGEELSQFLEILEEEFALCGDGGEKREESCPQFGNIEEAELANHRAYYLQLKEEKNVQVEETKYVTSLHISKKYNLEHSKVLGMAKKLETLYYVVNHVRSFNTYQLTEEGREYLRDGSPEYVTLKYVVEQQTCTLEELKKLFGKKGEIGLNINLKGKKIELRKSDKRLCANLGGSANSLVDDTRQYLSVVETHGQDEGTFISHVKGILPPGKGDEQVNNLIKELKKRKLVEVKKVSYIYIVRTSHFTKEIKKQITDLTYLLIKNEEYKKYDIKKYNFFSSGKKMNKGNIHLLIRQMRTFKEVFVSLGFEEMDTHNYVESSFWCFDALYIPQQHPSRDLQDTFFIETPELCSDNFTEKSYIDNVKRVHSVGDYGSFGWNYQWELKSTKKNVLRTHTTANSCRALFQLAKEYRKTGSIIPKKYFSIDRVFRNENLDSTHLAEFHQVEGLIIDKNLGLSHLIGTLAAFYKHIGICKLRFKPTFNPYTEPSMEVYGYHEENKKWMEVGNSGIFRPEMLRAMGFPPEVSVIAWGLSLERPTMIKYNIRNIRDLFGYRSVL from the coding sequence ATGCAGGCGAAGGCGCAGGAAGAGCAGAAGGGCGAGGAGCTGAGTCAGTTCCTGGAAATTCTGGAGGAGGAGTTCGCCCTGTGTGGggacgggggggaaaagagggaagaaagtTGCCCCCAGTTTGGAAATATCGAAGAGGCGGAGTTAGCAAACCATCGGGCGTACTACCTCCagctgaaggaggaaaagaacgtccaagtggaagaaacaaaatacGTCACGTCGTTACACATAAGTAAGAAGTACAACCTAGAACATAGTAAAGTCCTTGGAATGGCAAAAAAGTTGGAGACCCTATACTACGTTGTAAATCACGTTAGAAGTTTTAACACGTACCAGTTGACGGAGGAAGGGAGGGAGTACCTTCGAGACGGGTCACCAGAATACGTAACGTTGAAATATGTAGTGGAACAGCAAACATGCACCCTGGAGGAGCTGAAGAAGCTTTTtgggaaaaagggagaaattgGGTTGAACATTAAtttgaaagggaaaaagattGAACTTCGAAAAAGCGACAAAAGGTTATGTGCCAATTTGGGAGGTAGTGCCAACAGTCTGGTGGATGACACGAGACAATACCTGTCCGTGGTAGAAACGCACGGACAGGACGAAGGTACGTTTATTTCCCACGTGAAGGGGATCCTTCCCCCCGGTAAGGGAGACGAACAGGTGAACAACCTGATAAAAGAgctgaagaagagaaaactGGTGGAGGTGAAGAAAGTGTCCTACATCTACATCGTGCGAACTAGCCATTTtacaaaagaaataaaaaaacagatcACCGACTTAACATATCTACTGATAAAGAATGAGGAATACAAAAAGTACGAcataaaaaagtacaacttCTTTTCcagtgggaagaaaatgaataaaggaaaCATCCATTTGTTGATTAGACAGATGAGGACCTTCAAAGAGGTTTTTGTTTCCCTCGGGTTCGAAGAAATGGATACACACAATTATGTAGAATCTTCCTTCTGGTGCTTTGATGCGTTATACATTCCGCAGCAACACCCCAGTAGGGATCTACAAGACACGTTTTTTATTGAAACGCCTGAATTGTGCAGCGATAATTTTACCGAAAAAAGTTACATCGATAACGTTAAGCGTGTTCACTCCGTGGGGGACTACGGTAGCTTCGGTTGGAATTACCAGTGGGAATTGAAGAGCACCAAAAAGAACGTCCTCAGAACACACACCACTGCGAATTCTTGTAGGGCTTTATTCCAGCTAGCTAAGGAGTATAGAAAAACGGGTTCTATAATtcccaaaaaatattttagcATAGATAGGGTATTCAGAAATGAGAATTTAGACAGTACCCATCTGGCTGAATTTCACCAAGTGGAAGGACTCATCATCGACAAGAACTTGGGACTGTCCCATTTGATTGGAACGTTGGCTGCCTTTTACAAGCACATTGGTATTTGTAAGCTACGCTTCAAACCGACCTTCAATCCGTATACGGAGCCCTCCATGGAGGTGTATGGTTACCATGAGGAGAATAAGAAATGGATGGAAGTGGGAAATAGCGGAATTTTCCGACCCGAGATGCTACGCGCCATGGGCTTCCCCCCTGAGGTGTCCGTCATTGCCTGGGGTCTCAGCCTGGAACGACCCACCATGATCAAATACAACATCCGTAATATTAGGGACCTCTTCGGCTACCGCAGCGTGCTATGA
- a CDS encoding Selenocysteine-specific elongation factor selb-like protein yields the protein MINVNVGVLGHVDSGKTSLCRCLSEVLSTCALDKHRQSQEKGITIDLGFSSFYLKRRKRERDAQPDESHHGEVKNGQIRSGNFYNGKVFHDEPFNGKVCHDEPLNEITDMVLLLIDITKGIQKQTVECLVLCEVLQRDVVVVLNKIDLVPPEQRETRVKLMREKIELVFRSKAGLRNLKWYVVGLSADSKRGEPTTRADTPSSIPPSDAQSPLQLQPHRVGSADDGISGSPPRSQNVDQLINLLREVIRVPVRRGKKKHDDGGEDDDGNEDDADEFYFLYDHTFDIKGKGRVYTGTVIRGVIRRNATVSILPMKEKGKVKEIQTFKKKVDEGTQGNRLSLLICNDHIRNTGKKIERGVIVSEKSNIAHFSIFVCRVKLVQYYGRGVNSSELLSCVIGFSTSPCYGYFFRPANKGTGGMPSQRATHPKQSLPTKACKKKTFDPEGDYLFVNELTFEQETEERKKTEEENNPNSDDTFFLVIMKKKIHCYKKEKCIFIKNEDNLNCRICLHGIIEDIIDDGYPQQKTPFIVGRKPTLSDFRRFNSFKMLTEKQKVGQIERVQDDNHTVLCRNMFECSTQIAPYLGKEVCLVDAGYKNGHLSDVQVRHVGVVTAPFAKNGKFTARFEDDLSYMRENCKSFLLVINYYKDALTKRKVFL from the exons ATGATTAATGTAAACGTGGGTGTGCTGGGGCACGTGGACTCCGGCAAAACGAGTCTCTGTAGGTGCCTCAGTGAAGTGCTAAGCACCTGCGCCCTGGACAAGCACCGGCAGAGCCAGGAGAAAGGCATCACCATCGACCTGGGCTTCTCGTCCTTTTAcctgaagaggaggaaaagagaaagggaCGCCCAACCGGACGAGAGCCACCATGGGGAGGTCAAAAATGGTCAAATCAGGAGtggcaatttttacaatGGTAAAGTTTTCCACGACGAACCTTTCAATGGTAAAGTTTGCCACGACGAACCTTTGAATG AGATAACAGACAtggtcctcctcctcatagATATAACCAAAGGGATTCAGAAACAAACGGTGGAGTGCCTCGTTCTGTGCGAAGTCCTACAAAGAGACGTCGTAGTtgttttaaataaaatagatCTTGTCCCTCCTGAACAGAGAGAAACCAGGGTCAAACtgatgagggaaaaaatagagtTGGTGTTTAGGAGTAAGGCCGGTTTGAGGAACCTCAAATGGTACGTCGTGGGGTTGTCTGCTGATTCGAAGAGGGGGGAACCAACTACAAGGGCGGACACCCCCAGCTCAATCCCCCCAAGCGATGCACAGTCACCATTGCAGTTGCAGCCACATCGTGTTGGAAGCGCCGATGACGGGATCAGCGGTTCCCCCCCTAGAAGCCAAAACGTAGATCAACTCATTAACCTCCTGAGGGAGGTCATCAGAGTGCCGGtgcggagggggaaaaaaaaacacgacGACGGAGGTGAGGACGACGATGGTAATGAGGACGATGCAGACGAATTCTACTTCCTCTACGACCACACCTTCGATattaaaggaaagggaagagtcTACACCGGGACTGTCATCAGAGGGGTTATCAGAAGAAACGCCACTGTGTCCATACTAccaatgaaagaaaagggaaaagttaAGGAAATTCAGacctttaaaaagaaagtcGATGAAGGAACCCAAGGGAATAGATTATCTCTCCTAATATGTAACGACCATATAAGAAACACTGGAAAGAAAATAGAGAGAGGTGTTATCGTCTCGGAAAAATCAAATATCGCTcacttctccatttttgtttgtcGAGTGAAGTTGGTTCAGTACTACGGGAGGGGGGTGAATAGTTCTGAGCTGCTCTCCTGTGTCATTGGCTTTTCCACCTCTCCTTGCTATGGGTACTTCTTTCGTCCTGCTAACAAGGGTACTGGCGGGATGCCGTCCCAACGGGCAACACATCCTAAGCAATCCTTACCCACAAAggcatgtaaaaaaaaaactttcgATCCCGAGGGAGATTACCTCTTCGTCAACGAGTTAACATTCGAACAGGAAacggaagaaagaaaaaaaacagaggaggaaaacaacCCCAACTCCGATGACACCTTCTTCCTAGTtattatgaagaaaaaaatccactgctacaaaaaggagaaatgtattttcataaaaaatgaagacaacCTAAACTGCAGGATTTGTCTGCACGGAATTATCGAGGACATCATAGACGATGGCTACCCCCAACAGAAGACCCCCTTCATCGTAGGAAGGAAACCCACCCTTAGTGACTTCCGCCGTTTTAACAGCTTCAAAATGTTGACTGAAAAGCAAAAGGTGGGACAGATCGAACGGGTACAAGACGACAACCACACTGTGCTTTGTAGAAATATGTTTGAATGCTCTACGCAAATCGCTCCCTACTTGGGAAAAGAGGTTTGCCTCGTCGACGCAGGTTACAAGAATGGTCATCTAAGTGACGTACAAGTAAGACACGTTGGCGTTGTAACCGCTCcgtttgcaaaaaatggaaagttcACCGCCCGCTTTGAGGACGACCTTTCCTATATGCGTGAAAACTGCAAGTCGTTCCTCCTGGTGATCAACTACTACAAGGACGCGCTCACAAAGAGGAAGGTGTTTCTCTGA
- a CDS encoding Sulfhydryl oxidase, with amino-acid sequence MEIEKCYEHSCGERKKPNNHGSTTRKNGKIYPPDREEIGRASWLVLHTMSANYPTNPTEEDKKKHFHFFDAFANLYPCYICKLDLLEHLKSYKMNCDGRTEMTTFMFNLHNRVNEDIGKPLFPCGDIQEIIDMYRTAD; translated from the coding sequence atggagatcGAAAAATGCTATGAGCACTCATGCggcgaaagaaaaaagccaAACAACCATGGAAGCACCACtaggaagaatggaaaaatatatccacCCGATCGGGAAGAAATAGGAAGAGCGTCGTGGCTAGTCCTGCATACCATGTCAGCAAACTACCCAACCAACCCAACGGAGGAAGACAAGAAAAagcatttccattttttcgacGCCTTTGCCAATTTATATCCTTGCTATATTTGTAAGCTGGACCTTTTGGAGCACTTAAAAAGTTACAAAATGAATTGCGACGGTAGGACCGAGATGACAACCTTTATGTTTAATCTTCACAACAGAGTGAATGAAGATATCGGGAAGCCTCTCTTTCCCTGTGGAGACATCCAGGAGATCATTGATATGTACAGGACGGCCGACTGA